The following coding sequences lie in one Hippopotamus amphibius kiboko isolate mHipAmp2 chromosome 17, mHipAmp2.hap2, whole genome shotgun sequence genomic window:
- the NFE2L1 gene encoding endoplasmic reticulum membrane sensor NFE2L1 isoform X4: MTRLDRSFHSGGGRAKGSRPLNSLVAGHRVAQPPSAPGSRASVQDIDLIDILWRQDIDLGAGREIFDYSHRQKEQDVDKELQDGAEQEDTWPGEGAEALAQNLLVDGETGESFPAQVPGGEDQTALSLEECLRLLEATCPFGENAEFPADISSITEAVPSESEPPGLQNNLLSPLLTGTESPFDLEQQWQDLMSIMEMQAMEVNTSTSEILYNAPPGDPLSTNYSLAPNTPINQNVSLHQASLGGCSQDFSLFSPEVESLPVAGSSTLLPLVPSNSTSLNSTFGSTNLAGLFFPPQLNGSANDTAGPELPDPLGGLLDEAMLDEISLMDLAIEEGFNPVQASQLEEEFDSDSGLSLDSSHSPSSLSSSEGSSSSSSSSSSSSSSSSASSSASSSFSEEGAVGYSSDSETLDLEEAEGAVGYQPEYSKFCRMSYQDPSQLSCLPYLEHVGHNHTYNMAPSALDSADLPAPSALKKGSKEKQADFLDKQMSRDEHRARAMKIPFTNDKIINLPVEEFNELLSKYQLSEAQLSLIRDIRRRGKNKMAAQNCRKRKLDTILNLERDVEDLQRDKARLLREKVEFLRSLRQMKQKVQSLYQEVFGRLRDENGRPYSPSQYALQYAGDGSVLLVPRALADQQARRQERKPKDRRK; the protein is encoded by the exons ATGACCCGCCTGGACCGCAGCTTTCACAGTGGTGGGGGCCGTGCTAAAGGGAGCCGGCCCCTTAACTCTTTGGTGGCTGGTCACCGGGTGGCCCAGCCCCCCTCTGCTCCTGGGTCCAGGGCTTCTGTTCAG GACATAGATCTGATTGACATCCTTTGGCGACAGGATATTGACCTGGGGGCTGGGCGTGAGATTTTTGACTACAGTCATCGCCAGAAGGAACAGGATGTGGATAAGGAACTGCAGGATGGAGCAGAGCAGGAGGACACCTGGCCAGGCGAGGGTGCAGAAGCTCTGGCACAAAACCTGCTAGTGGATGGAGAGACTGGGGAGAGCTTCCCTGCACAG GTGCCTGGTGGGGAGGACCAGACAGCCCTGTCCCTGGAAGAGTGCCTTAGGCTGCTGGAGGCCACCTGCCCCTTTGGGGAGAATGCTGAG TTTCCAGCAGACATTTCCAGCATAACAGAAGCAGTGCCTAGTGAGAGTGAGCCCCCAGGTCTTCAAAACAACCTTTTGTCTCCTCTCCTGACGGGGACAGAGTCGCCATTTGATTTGGAACAGCAGTGGCAAGATCTCATGTCCATCATGGAAATGCAG GCCATGGAAGTGAACACATCAACAAGTGAAATCCTGTACAATGCCCCTCCAGGGGACCCACTGAGCACCAACTACAGCCTTGCTCCCAACACTCCCATCAATCAGAATGTCAGCCTGCATCAGGCGTCCCTGGGGGGCTGCAGCCAGGACTTCTCACTCTTCAGCCCGGAGGTGGAGAGCCTGCCTGTGGCCGGCAGCTCCACGCTGCTCCCACTGGTCCCCAGCAATTCCACCAGCCTCAACTCCACCTTTGGTTCCACCAACCTGGCGGGGCTTTTCTTTCCGCCTCAGCTCAATGGCTCAGCCAATGACACAGCAGGCCCTGAGCTGCCTGACCCGCTGGGGGGTCTGTTAGATGAAGCCATGCTGGATGAGATCAGCCTGATGGACCTGGCCATTGAAGAAGGCTTTAACCCCGTGCAGGCCTCCCAGCTCGAAGAGGAATTTGACTCTGACTCAGGCCTCTCCTTGGACTCCAGCCATAGCCCTTCCTCCCTGAGCAGCTCTGAAGGtagttcttcctcctcctcctcttcctcctcctcttcctcttcttcctctgcttcttcctcagcctcttcctccttttctgagGAAGGTGCCGTTGGCTACAGCTCTGACTCTGAGACCTTGGATCTGGAAGAGGCCGAGGGCGCTGTGGGCTACCAGCCCGAGTATTCCAAGTTCTGCCGCATGAGCTACCAGGACCCGTCTCAGCTCTCCTGCCTGCCCTACTTGGAGCACGTGGGCCACAACCACACGTACAACATGGCACCCAGTGCCCTCGACTCCGCTGACCTGCCAGCACCCAGCGCCCTTAAGAAGGGCAGCAAGGAGAAGCAGGCCGACTTCCTGGACAAACAGATGAGCCGGGATGAACATCGAGCCCGAGCCATGAAGATCCCCTTCACCAATGACAAGATCATCAACCTGCCTGTGGAGGAGTTCAACGAGCTGCTCTCCAAGTACCAGCTGAGCGAGGCCCAGCTGAGCCTCATCCGTGACATCCGGCGCCGCGGCAAGAACAAGATGGCGGCGCAGAACTGCCGCAAGCGCAAGCTGGACACCATCCTGAACCTGGAGCGGGACGTGGAGGACCTGCAGCGCGATAAAGCCCGGCTGCTGCGGGAGAAGGTGGAGTTCCTCCGGTCCCTGCGGCAGATGAAACAGAAGGTCCAGAGCCTGTACCAGGAGGTGTTTGGGCGGCTGCGGGATGAGAACGGGCGGCCCTACTCGCCCAGTCAGTATGCGCTGCAATACGCCGGGGACGGCAGCGTCCTGCTGGTTCCCCGCGCCCTGGCTGACCAGCAGGCCCGGCGGCAGGAGAGGAAGCCGAAGGACCGGAGAAAGTGA
- the NFE2L1 gene encoding endoplasmic reticulum membrane sensor NFE2L1 isoform X8, which translates to MGWESHLTAASADIDLGAGREIFDYSHRQKEQDVDKELQDGAEQEDTWPGEGAEALAQNLLVDGETGESFPAQFPADISSITEAVPSESEPPGLQNNLLSPLLTGTESPFDLEQQWQDLMSIMEMQAMEVNTSTSEILYNAPPGDPLSTNYSLAPNTPINQNVSLHQASLGGCSQDFSLFSPEVESLPVAGSSTLLPLVPSNSTSLNSTFGSTNLAGLFFPPQLNGSANDTAGPELPDPLGGLLDEAMLDEISLMDLAIEEGFNPVQASQLEEEFDSDSGLSLDSSHSPSSLSSSEGSSSSSSSSSSSSSSSSASSSASSSFSEEGAVGYSSDSETLDLEEAEGAVGYQPEYSKFCRMSYQDPSQLSCLPYLEHVGHNHTYNMAPSALDSADLPAPSALKKGSKEKQADFLDKQMSRDEHRARAMKIPFTNDKIINLPVEEFNELLSKYQLSEAQLSLIRDIRRRGKNKMAAQNCRKRKLDTILNLERDVEDLQRDKARLLREKVEFLRSLRQMKQKVQSLYQEVFGRLRDENGRPYSPSQYALQYAGDGSVLLVPRALADQQARRQERKPKDRRK; encoded by the exons ATGGGGTGGGAGTCCCATCTCACTGCAGCCTCTGCG GATATTGACCTGGGGGCTGGGCGTGAGATTTTTGACTACAGTCATCGCCAGAAGGAACAGGATGTGGATAAGGAACTGCAGGATGGAGCAGAGCAGGAGGACACCTGGCCAGGCGAGGGTGCAGAAGCTCTGGCACAAAACCTGCTAGTGGATGGAGAGACTGGGGAGAGCTTCCCTGCACAG TTTCCAGCAGACATTTCCAGCATAACAGAAGCAGTGCCTAGTGAGAGTGAGCCCCCAGGTCTTCAAAACAACCTTTTGTCTCCTCTCCTGACGGGGACAGAGTCGCCATTTGATTTGGAACAGCAGTGGCAAGATCTCATGTCCATCATGGAAATGCAG GCCATGGAAGTGAACACATCAACAAGTGAAATCCTGTACAATGCCCCTCCAGGGGACCCACTGAGCACCAACTACAGCCTTGCTCCCAACACTCCCATCAATCAGAATGTCAGCCTGCATCAGGCGTCCCTGGGGGGCTGCAGCCAGGACTTCTCACTCTTCAGCCCGGAGGTGGAGAGCCTGCCTGTGGCCGGCAGCTCCACGCTGCTCCCACTGGTCCCCAGCAATTCCACCAGCCTCAACTCCACCTTTGGTTCCACCAACCTGGCGGGGCTTTTCTTTCCGCCTCAGCTCAATGGCTCAGCCAATGACACAGCAGGCCCTGAGCTGCCTGACCCGCTGGGGGGTCTGTTAGATGAAGCCATGCTGGATGAGATCAGCCTGATGGACCTGGCCATTGAAGAAGGCTTTAACCCCGTGCAGGCCTCCCAGCTCGAAGAGGAATTTGACTCTGACTCAGGCCTCTCCTTGGACTCCAGCCATAGCCCTTCCTCCCTGAGCAGCTCTGAAGGtagttcttcctcctcctcctcttcctcctcctcttcctcttcttcctctgcttcttcctcagcctcttcctccttttctgagGAAGGTGCCGTTGGCTACAGCTCTGACTCTGAGACCTTGGATCTGGAAGAGGCCGAGGGCGCTGTGGGCTACCAGCCCGAGTATTCCAAGTTCTGCCGCATGAGCTACCAGGACCCGTCTCAGCTCTCCTGCCTGCCCTACTTGGAGCACGTGGGCCACAACCACACGTACAACATGGCACCCAGTGCCCTCGACTCCGCTGACCTGCCAGCACCCAGCGCCCTTAAGAAGGGCAGCAAGGAGAAGCAGGCCGACTTCCTGGACAAACAGATGAGCCGGGATGAACATCGAGCCCGAGCCATGAAGATCCCCTTCACCAATGACAAGATCATCAACCTGCCTGTGGAGGAGTTCAACGAGCTGCTCTCCAAGTACCAGCTGAGCGAGGCCCAGCTGAGCCTCATCCGTGACATCCGGCGCCGCGGCAAGAACAAGATGGCGGCGCAGAACTGCCGCAAGCGCAAGCTGGACACCATCCTGAACCTGGAGCGGGACGTGGAGGACCTGCAGCGCGATAAAGCCCGGCTGCTGCGGGAGAAGGTGGAGTTCCTCCGGTCCCTGCGGCAGATGAAACAGAAGGTCCAGAGCCTGTACCAGGAGGTGTTTGGGCGGCTGCGGGATGAGAACGGGCGGCCCTACTCGCCCAGTCAGTATGCGCTGCAATACGCCGGGGACGGCAGCGTCCTGCTGGTTCCCCGCGCCCTGGCTGACCAGCAGGCCCGGCGGCAGGAGAGGAAGCCGAAGGACCGGAGAAAGTGA
- the NFE2L1 gene encoding endoplasmic reticulum membrane sensor NFE2L1 isoform X7, producing the protein MGWESHLTAASADIDLGAGREIFDYSHRQKEQDVDKELQDGAEQEDTWPGEGAEALAQNLLVDGETGESFPAQVPGGEDQTALSLEECLRLLEATCPFGENAEFPADISSITEAVPSESEPPGLQNNLLSPLLTGTESPFDLEQQWQDLMSIMEMQAMEVNTSTSEILYNAPPGDPLSTNYSLAPNTPINQNVSLHQASLGGCSQDFSLFSPEVESLPVAGSSTLLPLVPSNSTSLNSTFGSTNLAGLFFPPQLNGSANDTAGPELPDPLGGLLDEAMLDEISLMDLAIEEGFNPVQASQLEEEFDSDSGLSLDSSHSPSSLSSSEGSSSSSSSSSSSSSSSSASSSASSSFSEEGAVGYSSDSETLDLEEAEGAVGYQPEYSKFCRMSYQDPSQLSCLPYLEHVGHNHTYNMAPSALDSADLPAPSALKKGSKEKQADFLDKQMSRDEHRARAMKIPFTNDKIINLPVEEFNELLSKYQLSEAQLSLIRDIRRRGKNKMAAQNCRKRKLDTILNLERDVEDLQRDKARLLREKVEFLRSLRQMKQKVQSLYQEVFGRLRDENGRPYSPSQYALQYAGDGSVLLVPRALADQQARRQERKPKDRRK; encoded by the exons ATGGGGTGGGAGTCCCATCTCACTGCAGCCTCTGCG GATATTGACCTGGGGGCTGGGCGTGAGATTTTTGACTACAGTCATCGCCAGAAGGAACAGGATGTGGATAAGGAACTGCAGGATGGAGCAGAGCAGGAGGACACCTGGCCAGGCGAGGGTGCAGAAGCTCTGGCACAAAACCTGCTAGTGGATGGAGAGACTGGGGAGAGCTTCCCTGCACAG GTGCCTGGTGGGGAGGACCAGACAGCCCTGTCCCTGGAAGAGTGCCTTAGGCTGCTGGAGGCCACCTGCCCCTTTGGGGAGAATGCTGAG TTTCCAGCAGACATTTCCAGCATAACAGAAGCAGTGCCTAGTGAGAGTGAGCCCCCAGGTCTTCAAAACAACCTTTTGTCTCCTCTCCTGACGGGGACAGAGTCGCCATTTGATTTGGAACAGCAGTGGCAAGATCTCATGTCCATCATGGAAATGCAG GCCATGGAAGTGAACACATCAACAAGTGAAATCCTGTACAATGCCCCTCCAGGGGACCCACTGAGCACCAACTACAGCCTTGCTCCCAACACTCCCATCAATCAGAATGTCAGCCTGCATCAGGCGTCCCTGGGGGGCTGCAGCCAGGACTTCTCACTCTTCAGCCCGGAGGTGGAGAGCCTGCCTGTGGCCGGCAGCTCCACGCTGCTCCCACTGGTCCCCAGCAATTCCACCAGCCTCAACTCCACCTTTGGTTCCACCAACCTGGCGGGGCTTTTCTTTCCGCCTCAGCTCAATGGCTCAGCCAATGACACAGCAGGCCCTGAGCTGCCTGACCCGCTGGGGGGTCTGTTAGATGAAGCCATGCTGGATGAGATCAGCCTGATGGACCTGGCCATTGAAGAAGGCTTTAACCCCGTGCAGGCCTCCCAGCTCGAAGAGGAATTTGACTCTGACTCAGGCCTCTCCTTGGACTCCAGCCATAGCCCTTCCTCCCTGAGCAGCTCTGAAGGtagttcttcctcctcctcctcttcctcctcctcttcctcttcttcctctgcttcttcctcagcctcttcctccttttctgagGAAGGTGCCGTTGGCTACAGCTCTGACTCTGAGACCTTGGATCTGGAAGAGGCCGAGGGCGCTGTGGGCTACCAGCCCGAGTATTCCAAGTTCTGCCGCATGAGCTACCAGGACCCGTCTCAGCTCTCCTGCCTGCCCTACTTGGAGCACGTGGGCCACAACCACACGTACAACATGGCACCCAGTGCCCTCGACTCCGCTGACCTGCCAGCACCCAGCGCCCTTAAGAAGGGCAGCAAGGAGAAGCAGGCCGACTTCCTGGACAAACAGATGAGCCGGGATGAACATCGAGCCCGAGCCATGAAGATCCCCTTCACCAATGACAAGATCATCAACCTGCCTGTGGAGGAGTTCAACGAGCTGCTCTCCAAGTACCAGCTGAGCGAGGCCCAGCTGAGCCTCATCCGTGACATCCGGCGCCGCGGCAAGAACAAGATGGCGGCGCAGAACTGCCGCAAGCGCAAGCTGGACACCATCCTGAACCTGGAGCGGGACGTGGAGGACCTGCAGCGCGATAAAGCCCGGCTGCTGCGGGAGAAGGTGGAGTTCCTCCGGTCCCTGCGGCAGATGAAACAGAAGGTCCAGAGCCTGTACCAGGAGGTGTTTGGGCGGCTGCGGGATGAGAACGGGCGGCCCTACTCGCCCAGTCAGTATGCGCTGCAATACGCCGGGGACGGCAGCGTCCTGCTGGTTCCCCGCGCCCTGGCTGACCAGCAGGCCCGGCGGCAGGAGAGGAAGCCGAAGGACCGGAGAAAGTGA